One window of the Sphaerochaeta associata genome contains the following:
- a CDS encoding RelA/SpoT family protein, whose translation MYEQLIERFIQKAFKYPKTDQEKFLAAATFAASKHENQKRASGEPYIIHPLAVGEILIQLKMDADTICAGLLHDTLEDTATTYEELKELFGQAVADMVEGETKIANLKTMNKSLAEAETIRKMFFAMSKDIRVIIIKLADKLHNMRTLQHLKAERAREIAGDTLDIFAPLADRLGISWLKDELEDLSLKILKPDTFNYIQEYLLSKKSEQKAYLSRIDKSIYRACGDANLSDIIVTSRAKHTYSIYMKMKKRKKEIDEIFDILGVRILCNTVTECYTILGVVHRLWPPIEGRFKDYIAMPKANNYQSLHTTVMALDGKLLEIQIRTKEMHFTAEYGVAAHWSYKADSGSDTGSWSKMDNEQFSKIISKLKTWSNEIETSESYMDDIKGELLKDTIYVFTPQGHIVELAANATALDFAYQIHTEVGNHTTGAKADGSIIPLNAPLKNTQVIEILTSPNARPHLQWLRYAQTNSARKKIKAWLNKYDENILIDKDIIAKRKVTEPPVKLEQQPSTSAPVVDDENIVRHVVDAKRMKFRVGDEKNMMIHIAQCCTPVRGDDIVGYISRGRGIIVHKRDCPNLKNMSEIVDRSIEVEWETEFPKLTKRFSVTSKRTYDLFGEIEGALRKFKGHLIEGRLFDDEEGKLMGTFTMEVEREEDFKKIIKNLKTIPSINTIAEIK comes from the coding sequence GTGTACGAACAGCTGATCGAGCGATTCATCCAGAAAGCATTCAAGTATCCCAAGACCGACCAGGAAAAATTCTTGGCTGCAGCCACGTTCGCCGCGAGCAAGCACGAGAACCAAAAACGAGCCAGCGGGGAACCCTACATCATCCACCCTCTTGCGGTAGGAGAAATTCTGATCCAGTTGAAGATGGATGCCGATACCATCTGTGCAGGACTTCTGCATGATACCCTTGAGGATACCGCCACCACCTACGAGGAGCTCAAAGAGCTCTTCGGCCAGGCTGTGGCCGATATGGTCGAAGGCGAGACCAAGATTGCGAATCTGAAAACGATGAACAAAAGCTTGGCCGAGGCTGAGACCATCCGCAAGATGTTCTTCGCCATGAGCAAGGATATCCGGGTCATCATCATAAAACTCGCAGACAAGCTGCACAACATGCGTACGCTGCAGCACCTCAAGGCCGAGCGCGCCCGTGAGATCGCGGGAGACACCCTCGACATTTTCGCCCCGCTTGCCGACAGGCTCGGTATCTCCTGGCTCAAGGACGAGCTGGAGGATTTAAGCCTGAAGATTCTCAAGCCTGACACCTTCAACTACATACAAGAGTATCTTCTCTCAAAAAAGAGCGAGCAGAAAGCGTACCTGAGCAGAATCGACAAGTCCATCTACCGGGCTTGCGGTGATGCAAACCTAAGTGACATCATTGTAACGAGCAGGGCCAAGCACACCTACTCGATCTACATGAAGATGAAAAAGCGCAAGAAGGAGATCGATGAGATTTTCGATATCCTTGGAGTACGCATCCTGTGCAATACCGTTACCGAGTGCTATACGATCCTGGGTGTTGTACACCGCTTGTGGCCTCCCATTGAAGGGCGCTTCAAGGACTATATCGCCATGCCCAAGGCGAACAATTACCAGAGCCTCCATACCACCGTCATGGCCTTGGACGGCAAGCTGCTGGAAATCCAGATCAGGACCAAGGAAATGCACTTCACCGCCGAGTACGGCGTTGCCGCCCACTGGTCCTATAAAGCTGATTCGGGAAGCGACACCGGTTCCTGGTCGAAAATGGACAATGAGCAGTTCTCCAAGATCATCAGCAAGCTCAAGACCTGGTCGAACGAGATCGAGACCAGTGAATCATATATGGATGACATCAAGGGAGAGCTCCTGAAGGACACCATTTATGTGTTCACCCCCCAAGGTCACATCGTTGAGCTCGCAGCCAACGCAACAGCCTTGGATTTTGCCTACCAAATCCATACTGAAGTGGGCAATCACACCACAGGGGCAAAAGCCGACGGATCGATCATCCCACTGAACGCTCCCTTGAAGAACACCCAAGTCATTGAGATTCTCACCAGTCCCAACGCAAGGCCCCATTTACAATGGCTGCGTTACGCACAGACCAACAGCGCGAGGAAAAAAATCAAGGCTTGGCTGAACAAGTATGACGAGAACATCCTCATCGACAAGGACATCATTGCCAAACGCAAGGTGACCGAACCGCCGGTCAAGCTTGAACAGCAGCCATCCACCTCCGCACCCGTCGTTGATGATGAGAACATTGTTCGGCATGTAGTCGACGCCAAACGAATGAAATTCCGCGTCGGTGATGAGAAGAATATGATGATTCACATTGCACAGTGCTGCACTCCGGTGCGCGGCGATGACATTGTGGGGTACATCAGCAGAGGAAGGGGCATCATCGTCCACAAGCGGGATTGTCCCAACCTCAAGAATATGAGTGAGATCGTAGACCGCTCCATCGAGGTAGAGTGGGAGACCGAGTTCCCCAAGCTCACCAAACGGTTCAGTGTCACCAGCAAGCGCACCTATGACTTGTTCGGTGAGATCGAGGGAGCTCTACGCAAATTCAAGGGCCATCTCATCGAAGGCCGTCTCTTCGACGATGAGGAAGGCAAGTTGATGGGAACGTTCACCATGGAAGTCGAGCGGGAGGAGGATTTCAAGAAAATCATCAAGAACCTCAAGACAATCCCTTCCATCAACACCATCGCAGAGATTAAATAG
- a CDS encoding putative manganese-dependent inorganic diphosphatase yields the protein MAEIYVSGHRNPDMDSICAAYSYAYLKNKIDPNNTYLPVRCGSLNDATKAQFERLGVVPPPFIKDVRTKVSSVIRKADSVVQVDDPVYTLVSFYGTSSRSSVVPVMEGEHYRGLLSVDEVSSFILKENSGKRPLYHFVVDNFPKVLKGSFLKKGERKSFTAPIMVGAMRYVVFCRHMEALEGQAPILVVGDREDHIKKAIELQIPAIILTGIEHEITSNVDWDSYRGTVFVSALDTAETLRLLRLSVPVVQLMVQDPPSLQADTLFEEARDILAESEFRGLPVFEGETYTGFVTRRCFLHKPKTKLIMVDHNETEQGVEGLEEAEVVEIVDHHRLGAAKTRNPIFICCEPLGSTCTIIYKLFIRNSIPITAQLAKVLLSGIISDTIMLKSPTTTFEDYTAVQDLLALAQVADMVAFGQTMFASGASLAKENPRRMLESDFKQYKELGVSFGIGQCEVTTLSDVDDYKASYLAELQKVKIEHNLDWAMFLITDVVRENSVLLMTSMPIAERKLAYKKESEGKFLLSGVLSRKKQLLPEILRVLEE from the coding sequence GTGGCTGAGATTTATGTAAGTGGACACCGGAATCCTGATATGGACAGCATCTGTGCCGCCTATAGCTATGCCTATCTAAAGAATAAGATCGATCCGAACAATACCTATCTTCCTGTTCGTTGCGGCAGCCTCAACGATGCCACCAAGGCACAGTTTGAGCGGCTTGGGGTTGTGCCTCCTCCCTTTATCAAGGATGTGAGAACCAAGGTGAGCAGTGTCATACGAAAAGCTGATTCGGTGGTGCAGGTCGACGACCCTGTGTATACCCTGGTCTCTTTCTACGGCACTTCCAGCCGATCTTCCGTAGTTCCTGTCATGGAAGGCGAACACTATCGAGGCCTGCTCAGCGTCGATGAAGTAAGCAGCTTCATTCTCAAAGAGAACAGCGGAAAGCGTCCTCTTTATCACTTTGTGGTGGATAACTTCCCCAAGGTGCTCAAAGGCTCCTTTTTGAAAAAGGGCGAACGAAAGAGCTTTACCGCCCCCATCATGGTCGGGGCGATGCGCTATGTGGTATTTTGCAGGCATATGGAGGCTCTCGAGGGTCAAGCTCCAATTCTGGTAGTCGGAGACAGGGAAGACCATATCAAGAAAGCTATTGAATTGCAGATCCCGGCTATCATCCTGACAGGGATTGAACATGAAATTACCAGCAATGTCGATTGGGATTCTTATCGGGGTACGGTGTTTGTAAGCGCATTGGATACCGCCGAAACGCTGCGCCTGCTGCGCTTGAGCGTTCCTGTCGTCCAGCTTATGGTGCAGGATCCGCCAAGCCTCCAGGCTGATACGCTGTTTGAGGAGGCCAGGGATATCCTGGCCGAAAGCGAATTCCGCGGCCTCCCTGTTTTTGAAGGAGAGACCTATACAGGGTTTGTGACACGCCGTTGTTTCCTGCACAAGCCCAAGACCAAGCTCATCATGGTGGACCACAATGAGACCGAGCAGGGTGTGGAAGGTCTTGAGGAAGCCGAGGTGGTGGAGATCGTCGACCACCACCGCCTCGGAGCGGCAAAGACCCGCAATCCCATCTTCATCTGCTGTGAACCCCTCGGTTCGACCTGTACCATCATCTACAAGCTTTTCATCCGCAACAGCATCCCGATCACCGCACAGCTGGCGAAGGTGTTGCTCAGCGGTATTATCAGCGACACCATCATGCTCAAGAGTCCTACCACCACCTTTGAGGATTACACTGCCGTACAGGATCTGCTGGCCCTCGCACAGGTTGCCGACATGGTTGCCTTCGGTCAAACCATGTTTGCCAGCGGCGCTTCGCTGGCCAAGGAGAATCCACGCAGGATGCTGGAATCCGACTTCAAGCAATACAAGGAATTGGGTGTGAGCTTCGGCATAGGGCAGTGTGAAGTCACCACCCTCAGCGATGTGGATGATTACAAGGCTTCCTACCTTGCTGAGCTGCAGAAAGTGAAGATTGAGCACAATCTCGACTGGGCGATGTTCCTGATAACCGATGTCGTACGGGAGAACAGCGTCCTGTTGATGACAAGCATGCCGATTGCAGAGCGCAAGCTTGCCTACAAGAAAGAGAGCGAAGGGAAATTCCTGCTCAGCGGGGTGCTGTCGCGCAAGAAGCAGCTGCTGCCTGAGATTCTTCGTGTTCTGGAAGAGTAG
- a CDS encoding RpiB/LacA/LacB family sugar-phosphate isomerase — protein MPSVVLANDHGAVDLAVIFADYLKKIGYEVNHLGVKTNDSVDYPDMAKAACDEYKKGGYEFGILLCGTGIGISISANKIDGIRCALPQNSYAAAMARRHNNANFIAFGGRINYSEDPVEMLDAFIEAAFEGDRHQRRVDKIMALEQSC, from the coding sequence ATGCCAAGTGTAGTACTCGCCAATGATCATGGGGCTGTTGACCTAGCAGTCATATTTGCAGATTACCTGAAGAAAATCGGCTATGAGGTCAATCATCTCGGGGTCAAGACCAACGACTCGGTCGATTATCCTGATATGGCAAAAGCAGCCTGCGATGAGTATAAGAAGGGTGGTTATGAGTTCGGCATCCTTTTATGCGGAACGGGAATCGGCATCTCCATCAGCGCCAACAAAATTGACGGAATTCGATGCGCCCTCCCGCAAAACAGCTATGCCGCCGCCATGGCTCGCAGGCACAACAATGCCAACTTCATTGCCTTCGGAGGGAGAATCAACTACAGTGAAGATCCCGTGGAAATGCTCGACGCTTTCATCGAAGCTGCATTTGAAGGGGATCGTCACCAGCGGAGAGTCGATAAGATAATGGCACTCGAACAGAGCTGCTAA
- a CDS encoding phospholipase D-like domain-containing protein, with the protein MKRLCLVLFLVLFLFFTLSCSSTSHMLSPLALDEALTLEEKLLSFDIPKVQVTYPTVYYDGNAWRERLIELIEGAEDYLITSAFLASSSEELEGLYTALVRKAQSGVRVYFVVDGIGPFDMTETRYHLIPLTYLRDSGVHLLEYNPMSAARLVSGINLMYRDHRKFLIIDGKHLAVGGMNLNYISIGAPGEDLQRDSMYEFYSPSLAATMLDHFVEWWNEQSWETIERDDFAVDLQAADGLKAYDAFYLDQHPKSKKMSQLFGSLINEARHEIKVLPFLPFMDKHMIESFRRAREKGVNIQMIVPFDKRVSNRKGIEYMAKDLLTMRIDLRIEKESEESRSLLHEKLMIIDDRYVVIGSTNINYRSFNLAYETALVIDSPELAKQVEAHFDELYSSTVPITDEMAESWRTFASYPRFAFGFIGG; encoded by the coding sequence ATGAAACGTCTGTGTCTAGTTCTTTTTCTTGTGCTGTTTCTGTTCTTCACCTTGAGTTGTTCATCCACCAGTCACATGCTGAGTCCCTTGGCGCTTGATGAAGCGCTTACCTTGGAGGAGAAGCTCCTCTCTTTTGATATACCCAAGGTGCAGGTCACCTATCCGACCGTCTATTATGACGGCAATGCGTGGCGCGAACGCCTGATTGAGTTGATCGAGGGAGCCGAGGATTATCTGATCACGTCAGCCTTCCTGGCTTCCAGTTCCGAGGAACTGGAAGGCTTGTATACCGCTTTGGTCCGTAAGGCCCAAAGCGGAGTGCGTGTCTACTTTGTGGTGGACGGCATCGGTCCGTTTGACATGACCGAAACCCGGTATCACCTGATACCACTTACATATCTGAGGGACAGCGGGGTGCACCTTCTTGAGTACAACCCTATGAGTGCGGCCCGTCTGGTCAGCGGTATCAATCTCATGTACCGCGACCATCGCAAGTTCCTGATCATAGACGGTAAGCATCTTGCGGTAGGCGGAATGAACCTGAACTACATCTCCATCGGGGCTCCCGGAGAAGACCTGCAGCGAGACAGCATGTATGAGTTTTACTCTCCCTCCTTGGCAGCAACCATGCTCGATCACTTCGTCGAATGGTGGAACGAGCAGAGCTGGGAGACCATAGAACGGGATGATTTTGCTGTGGATTTACAGGCCGCCGACGGCTTGAAAGCCTACGACGCCTTCTATCTGGACCAACACCCGAAGTCTAAGAAGATGAGCCAGCTATTCGGCTCGCTGATCAACGAGGCCCGGCACGAGATCAAGGTGCTGCCCTTCCTGCCTTTTATGGACAAGCATATGATCGAGTCCTTCCGGCGGGCCCGGGAGAAGGGAGTGAACATTCAAATGATCGTCCCCTTCGATAAGCGGGTGAGCAACCGAAAGGGAATCGAGTACATGGCCAAGGACCTGTTGACCATGCGTATCGATCTGCGAATTGAAAAGGAGAGCGAAGAGAGTCGAAGCCTTCTGCATGAAAAGCTTATGATCATCGATGACCGGTATGTGGTGATCGGTTCGACCAACATCAACTATCGTTCCTTCAATCTTGCCTATGAGACTGCACTGGTGATCGACAGCCCCGAGCTCGCCAAGCAGGTTGAGGCGCATTTTGATGAACTGTACTCGAGTACAGTCCCCATCACCGATGAGATGGCCGAGTCCTGGCGGACGTTTGCCAGCTATCCACGTTTTGCCTTCGGGTTTATTGGAGGTTGA
- the cdd gene encoding cytidine deaminase yields MIKGILFDMDGVLIDSEPVILQAALAYLSDIGITAQPEDFIPFIGTGDKRYLCGVGEKYGVSIDFEQAKKALFSYYQRFANNRGPMPGVLRFIANARKAGLKLALATSAQRMKAAINLEAIGLKFEDFDMVVTGDVVKRTKPNPDIYQLSGLSLGLSTDECLVVEDALNGVQAGKAAGCSVCALESTFTVTELSDAGADYVLSSLDAFEDFSSIEDFNALLASYGGSDGRTVFGANKVLEAGQARMGEKALLEYCIEQAAKARKNAYTPYSGYKVGAAVVSAKTNRVYSGCNVENSSYGATICAERNAILNAIASEGTIGIKMVVVVSQDAPPAPPCAHCLQVLAEFSRPETEIHLVDVDFAEGRGGDHTVYAFSELLPHPFIFPSMRL; encoded by the coding sequence ATGATCAAAGGAATATTATTTGATATGGATGGGGTTCTCATCGACTCGGAACCCGTCATCCTTCAGGCCGCACTTGCGTATCTTTCAGATATTGGAATTACGGCACAGCCTGAGGACTTCATTCCCTTTATCGGTACCGGAGACAAGCGCTATCTATGCGGTGTGGGGGAGAAGTACGGGGTTTCCATCGATTTTGAACAGGCAAAGAAGGCCTTGTTCTCCTATTACCAGCGGTTTGCCAACAACCGCGGACCCATGCCGGGGGTGCTTCGTTTCATAGCCAATGCACGTAAGGCCGGGCTCAAGCTTGCCCTTGCCACCAGCGCACAGCGCATGAAGGCCGCCATCAACCTTGAGGCCATCGGGCTGAAGTTCGAGGATTTTGATATGGTTGTCACCGGGGATGTAGTGAAAAGGACAAAGCCTAATCCGGACATCTACCAGCTGTCAGGCCTTTCCTTGGGGCTGTCCACCGATGAGTGCCTGGTCGTGGAGGATGCGCTCAACGGCGTACAAGCCGGCAAGGCTGCAGGGTGCTCGGTGTGCGCCCTCGAGTCTACGTTCACTGTCACTGAACTTTCCGATGCCGGAGCTGATTACGTGCTCTCAAGCCTCGATGCCTTCGAAGACTTCTCAAGCATTGAAGATTTCAACGCTCTGTTGGCCTCCTATGGAGGAAGTGACGGACGCACCGTGTTTGGTGCCAATAAGGTTCTAGAAGCAGGGCAGGCAAGGATGGGAGAAAAAGCCTTGCTGGAGTACTGCATCGAACAAGCCGCTAAGGCCCGGAAAAATGCCTACACTCCCTATTCGGGCTACAAGGTCGGGGCCGCCGTGGTCAGCGCCAAAACCAATCGGGTCTACAGCGGCTGTAATGTAGAGAATTCCAGCTATGGGGCGACCATCTGCGCAGAACGCAATGCCATTCTCAATGCCATTGCCAGCGAAGGGACGATCGGCATCAAGATGGTCGTCGTGGTAAGCCAGGACGCTCCTCCGGCTCCGCCTTGCGCCCATTGCCTCCAGGTTCTGGCAGAGTTCTCGAGACCTGAAACTGAAATCCACCTTGTCGATGTGGATTTTGCCGAGGGAAGGGGAGGTGATCATACTGTGTATGCCTTTTCCGAGCTGCTCCCTCACCCGTTTATATTTCCGAGCATGAGGTTATGA
- the hydA gene encoding dihydropyrimidinase, producing the protein MKRLLIQNGLLVDTEWTRHADILVEDSKIVRIAASIDAEEVPQGTEIIHAEGLCVLPGIIDAHTHFHLVSRGTVTADSFEEGSRCAAYGGVTTVIDFADDDKKGDLASCAKERINAMQAKMAVDFSLHQGLYSYRDGLEEELSSLKKSGVKVIKMFTTYRNVGYLVEKREELKAVFSLCKKLDLLVSVHCEDDATIQKVDAEYAGPYTPPAHALLRPSEAEARGIETVGTIALELDMPLYVVHLSSKAGLQKVRELRAKGLRVIVETTPHYLFLNKGKLEGPDGALYIMTPPLRGAEDNEALQEAVLNGEIQIIATDHCSFTVEQKMAGSDCRTILPGIPGTEELLSLVYSFASNSGRIGVQQVVNLLSTAPAKAFGLYPRKGAIRVGSDADLVLFNPDFAWTISKETTHSASGYTPYEGMQVIGKPLMTYLRGRLVMGDGMYLGIEGNGLFIGQHDVGRGKTIMH; encoded by the coding sequence ATGAAGAGACTACTGATTCAAAACGGACTACTTGTTGATACGGAATGGACCAGGCATGCAGACATCTTGGTGGAAGATTCGAAGATAGTGCGTATCGCTGCATCGATTGACGCCGAAGAGGTTCCCCAGGGAACCGAGATCATACACGCCGAGGGGTTGTGTGTGTTGCCGGGAATCATCGATGCCCATACCCATTTCCACTTGGTCAGCCGAGGGACGGTCACCGCTGACTCCTTCGAAGAAGGCAGCCGTTGTGCAGCCTATGGAGGAGTGACCACTGTCATTGATTTTGCCGATGACGATAAGAAGGGTGATCTTGCTTCATGCGCGAAAGAGCGCATCAACGCCATGCAGGCGAAGATGGCCGTAGACTTTTCCCTGCACCAAGGCTTGTACTCCTACCGCGACGGGCTTGAGGAAGAACTCTCCTCCCTAAAGAAGTCCGGGGTGAAGGTGATCAAGATGTTCACCACCTACCGTAATGTCGGCTACTTGGTTGAAAAGCGCGAAGAGTTGAAAGCGGTCTTCTCCTTGTGCAAGAAACTTGACCTTTTGGTAAGCGTGCATTGCGAAGACGATGCAACCATCCAGAAAGTCGATGCCGAGTATGCAGGACCCTATACTCCACCAGCCCATGCGCTGCTCAGACCCAGTGAGGCTGAAGCCCGTGGCATTGAGACGGTGGGTACCATTGCCTTGGAGCTGGATATGCCGTTGTATGTGGTGCATCTCTCCAGCAAGGCGGGACTGCAGAAAGTCCGGGAACTCAGGGCGAAAGGGCTGAGGGTGATTGTGGAGACCACCCCGCACTATCTGTTCCTGAATAAGGGGAAGCTTGAAGGACCTGACGGGGCTCTGTACATCATGACACCGCCTCTACGGGGAGCCGAGGACAACGAGGCGCTGCAGGAAGCGGTTCTCAATGGTGAGATACAGATTATTGCAACCGATCACTGTTCGTTCACCGTAGAGCAAAAAATGGCGGGAAGCGACTGCAGAACCATACTCCCAGGAATTCCGGGAACCGAAGAGTTGCTGAGTCTGGTCTATTCCTTTGCATCAAACAGCGGGAGAATCGGGGTGCAACAGGTGGTCAACCTGCTCTCGACGGCACCAGCGAAGGCCTTCGGATTGTATCCACGAAAGGGTGCGATCAGGGTGGGCAGCGATGCCGACCTGGTGCTTTTCAACCCCGATTTTGCATGGACGATCAGCAAGGAGACAACCCACTCGGCAAGCGGGTATACCCCCTACGAAGGCATGCAGGTGATCGGAAAACCTTTGATGACCTATCTGCGTGGTAGATTGGTCATGGGAGACGGTATGTACCTTGGCATCGAGGGCAATGGTCTATTCATCGGCCAACACGATGTGGGAAGAGGAAAAACCATCATGCATTGA
- the gcvPB gene encoding aminomethyl-transferring glycine dehydrogenase subunit GcvPB — MSEPLLIDLSKAGRKAYCFPPLDLPRGFDQALPSLPESLSRQKSARLPEVAELDVVRHFTRLSNMVHGVDNGMYPLGSCTMKYNPKLSEHIAGMSEFTQIHPLQDVSTSQGCLSVMYNLIEDLSSITGMSWGTLQPCAGAHGEYTGLKMIRSYFVKNGQSQRTKVLIPISAHGTNPASAAVNGFDVVPIASDEQGMVDLEDLASKLDETTAALMLTNPNTLGLFEKHILKISAMVHASGALLYYDGANLNAIMGMATPGDMGFDVIHLNLHKTFSTPHGGGGPGSGPVMCNDTLRPFLPKPDIELTDSGYVYRWDDEDSIGKVSMFWGNFLVLLRAYVYILRMGSEGIRAAARHAVLNANYVAARLASTFPIPYGKRCMHEFVLSCATLKEQYGVSAQDVAKALIDEGYHPPTMYFPSLVGEALMIEPTESESLETLDRFVDTLLAIAERAKTDSESLRTAPHTTVVGRLDEVRAVKQPDLRY; from the coding sequence ATGAGTGAACCATTGTTGATCGATCTGTCAAAGGCAGGAAGGAAAGCCTATTGCTTCCCCCCGCTTGACCTCCCCCGCGGCTTCGACCAGGCCCTGCCTTCCCTGCCTGAAAGTCTTTCCCGTCAAAAAAGCGCCCGACTGCCCGAGGTGGCTGAACTGGATGTAGTCAGGCATTTCACCCGCCTGTCCAATATGGTGCACGGGGTGGACAACGGCATGTACCCCCTCGGTTCATGTACGATGAAATACAACCCAAAGCTGAGTGAGCACATTGCCGGCATGAGTGAATTCACTCAAATCCATCCATTGCAGGATGTTTCCACCTCCCAGGGGTGCCTCTCAGTGATGTACAACCTGATCGAGGACCTTTCGTCGATCACAGGAATGAGCTGGGGAACGCTTCAGCCGTGTGCAGGGGCTCATGGAGAGTACACAGGCCTGAAGATGATTCGCTCCTACTTCGTCAAGAACGGACAGAGTCAGCGCACCAAGGTTCTCATTCCCATCAGCGCTCATGGGACGAATCCGGCGAGTGCAGCGGTAAATGGCTTTGATGTGGTTCCGATAGCCAGCGATGAGCAGGGCATGGTCGATTTGGAGGACCTCGCCTCCAAGCTTGATGAAACAACAGCCGCCTTGATGCTGACCAACCCAAACACCCTGGGACTGTTCGAGAAGCACATTCTCAAGATATCGGCGATGGTGCATGCAAGTGGGGCCCTCTTGTACTACGATGGAGCGAATCTGAATGCCATAATGGGCATGGCCACTCCTGGGGATATGGGCTTTGACGTTATTCATCTTAACCTGCACAAAACCTTTTCCACTCCGCACGGGGGAGGAGGGCCGGGCAGCGGGCCGGTGATGTGCAACGATACGCTCAGGCCGTTTTTACCCAAGCCCGATATTGAATTGACCGACAGCGGCTATGTCTATCGCTGGGATGACGAGGATTCCATAGGGAAGGTCAGCATGTTCTGGGGCAACTTTCTGGTGCTTCTGAGAGCCTATGTCTACATCCTGAGGATGGGTAGTGAAGGCATCAGGGCGGCTGCAAGGCATGCGGTCCTCAATGCCAATTATGTGGCTGCACGACTTGCATCCACCTTCCCCATTCCGTACGGGAAACGGTGCATGCATGAGTTCGTGCTCAGTTGTGCAACCTTGAAGGAGCAGTACGGTGTTTCCGCTCAGGATGTAGCGAAGGCCTTGATCGACGAAGGCTATCATCCTCCCACGATGTACTTCCCCTCCTTGGTCGGCGAAGCGTTGATGATCGAGCCGACCGAGAGTGAAAGCCTGGAAACCTTGGATAGATTTGTCGATACCCTGCTTGCCATCGCCGAGCGTGCAAAAACGGACAGTGAAAGCCTCAGGACGGCTCCCCATACCACGGTGGTGGGAAGACTCGATGAGGTGAGGGCGGTCAAGCAACCTGACCTGAGGTACTGA
- the gcvPA gene encoding aminomethyl-transferring glycine dehydrogenase subunit GcvPA, whose amino-acid sequence MVYPYIPHTDEDRKHMLKAIGVDSMDQLFDGLGEDLLLADSVPISHGRTEDEVQRMIDSIALRNVRGIPFLGCGCYDHIIPATVKALSSLPSFVTAYTPYQAEMSQGLLQAIYEFQSMVCEITGLDVANASLYDGANAAAEAASLMIGAKRKATAVLVSETLHPFTLQVLQTWAKGTDHEIRLVGEKDGVVDLSDLSSLLDESCAGLIVQSPNRYGLLEDYTDVASLLHEKGCLFAVSSDPLSLAIQKSPAEWDADIAVGDTQSLGLSLAFGGPSCGYMAVKEALLRKIPGRIVGATVDNKGRKGYTLTLQAREQHIKRERATSNVCSNQALAALMTTIHLSSLGWGGMVEAANQSYAKSHYLAYHLAQLPGITLIWDKPFWCEFPLVFSDAKRMRKFLQELRNEGIFAGVRLSALTRQAKDELVLLVAVTEKRSREELEMYLAAARRVMK is encoded by the coding sequence ATGGTTTACCCCTATATTCCCCATACCGATGAGGACCGTAAGCACATGCTGAAAGCCATCGGTGTTGATTCTATGGACCAGCTCTTTGATGGGCTGGGTGAAGACCTGCTGCTCGCCGATTCCGTTCCCATCAGTCATGGGAGGACCGAGGACGAGGTGCAGCGGATGATTGATTCCATAGCTTTGCGTAACGTGAGGGGCATTCCGTTCCTCGGTTGCGGCTGTTACGATCATATTATTCCCGCGACGGTGAAAGCTCTCTCCTCGCTTCCCTCCTTTGTGACCGCCTATACGCCGTATCAGGCCGAGATGAGCCAAGGTCTGTTACAAGCCATTTACGAATTTCAGAGCATGGTGTGTGAAATCACCGGTCTCGATGTCGCCAATGCCTCCCTCTATGATGGAGCGAATGCTGCTGCAGAAGCCGCCTCGCTGATGATCGGAGCCAAGCGAAAGGCCACCGCAGTCCTGGTCTCCGAGACCTTGCACCCCTTTACGCTGCAGGTGTTGCAGACGTGGGCAAAAGGAACAGACCATGAGATCCGTCTGGTTGGAGAGAAGGATGGGGTGGTGGACCTCTCCGATCTTTCCTCCTTGCTCGACGAATCCTGTGCCGGCTTGATAGTCCAGAGTCCGAATCGGTACGGCTTGTTGGAGGACTACACCGATGTCGCCTCCCTCCTGCATGAAAAAGGTTGCCTGTTCGCCGTTTCCAGCGATCCTCTTTCTCTGGCCATCCAAAAGAGTCCGGCGGAATGGGATGCCGATATTGCTGTCGGTGACACCCAGTCGCTGGGGCTCTCCCTGGCTTTCGGAGGTCCTTCCTGCGGATACATGGCCGTCAAGGAAGCACTGCTGAGAAAAATCCCCGGCCGAATCGTCGGTGCCACCGTCGACAACAAGGGACGCAAGGGCTATACCTTGACCCTGCAGGCCAGGGAACAACACATCAAACGCGAACGGGCTACGAGCAATGTCTGCTCCAACCAGGCTCTTGCCGCCTTGATGACCACCATCCATCTCTCTTCACTCGGATGGGGTGGGATGGTGGAAGCCGCCAACCAAAGCTATGCAAAATCCCACTATCTTGCCTACCATCTGGCCCAGCTTCCCGGGATCACCTTGATCTGGGACAAGCCGTTCTGGTGTGAGTTCCCGTTGGTATTCTCCGATGCAAAACGGATGCGCAAGTTCCTGCAGGAGCTCCGAAACGAAGGTATTTTTGCAGGAGTGAGGCTTTCTGCACTCACACGCCAGGCCAAGGATGAACTCGTTCTGCTGGTGGCTGTGACGGAAAAGCGCAGTCGTGAGGAACTTGAGATGTATCTGGCCGCTGCACGGAGGGTGATGAAATGA